In Solanum lycopersicum chromosome 3, SLM_r2.1, the genomic stretch ATGTGACATTATAAATATAGAATATCACATAAGACACAAAATTAACATATAAGACGCCATGTAAGATGAATAGATTTATTTGTTCaaacttaaatatttatttatgcatacttaaagttaaaaaatataattatcaattgaacctaaattaaaaaatatatttatgtattatgcatttttttcctttacctAAAGTCCTCCTTTtaaaatgtatatgatacattttAGGCGTATAATTGTGAGATCCCAACTaactttttttcataataataaaatgaaatagaatcAGATTTTAGAAAATTCTGGGTTATTTTCGACTATTGAACAATAGAATTTTTCTTCGTAGTGAAGAAACCAGCTAAACCCATCACAAAGTATAAAATGAGGAGGAACTTTCCAACTATTTTCTCCTTTAAATGCGTGTGTAATTTCACACAagatatactaataataataataataataacaataataataataataatttgttggATCAAATtctcatacaaaaaaaatattcactcGCGTCTAGTATTCACGCTAGATCAAAGTCATTGTAACTATCATGTCAAAATCAGACTCGAAAAATAATCTATTTCAAGGCCACACGAAAGACTATGCTTTGCAGGTGGGCATCATTATTTATCATGTCAAAATGAAATTCTAATATGTTTTCTTATATAACATAAGCAACCAAAAACTTGATCAATAACAACTCTAGTACTGAACCAACGAATATGAGTCAATCGATCATGAACGTTACACAATTTTTCGTTTCCTCTATTTTTCGTTAAATTATAGTACAATCATATCTCTTTACAATAGTAAGACTTCTTTTGAATCGAGTCTgtgtttattattatatgatatgccTTTTGTAACAACATTTTACTAGTAAAAATATGTAAACAAAAAGAtgtcattataaaaaaaagtttagacCGTACGTGATAGTGTTGTATAAATTAAAGATGCAAATGTGGAAGGACGTGCATGATCTTTATTTTACCAATAAATGTGATAAGTTTTCTTTTGCGGAACTCACTATATGAAAGCAGGCAAAAGAGATGAGAGAGTTGTCACTCTTCCATATTAGGCATCAAAAAAGTGGTGTCTAGTGGAACCTCCAATGCCTTTTTTCATCCTCTCTAAATTAGGTCAAACAAACAAGAGTTAGTCATGAAGtcataatttcttttcttttttgcttttatCGCCGAGTTTGGCTTGGTGCAACTACTGCTACAAAGTGACTTTGTTTTCACCCTTGGTCCAACCTTGCCTGATGCCTCAGCAAATGCAACTCTTCCTGACCTCCCTCAAGGGaggataaatatttttgagtgACCTGATAGTGTAAAAAGTCTATATATATCTTCGGTGTACATAAGTTAGACTACCCAAACAAAAAGGGCTGCATTCCACAAAGTGGTTATCCCTATGTTACGTTTATTTATGAGCACCATGTTATTCTATATGGAATTGGACCATTTTGGATGGATATGACACTATTGAACAATCCTACATATTACTAATCTTATTAAGTCACACAACTTGTGTAAACATGTCAAAAGGAGAGCCTTCTTTGAAAGAAACTCGGTTTAATCAAATGGATGAGAACTCAAAAGTAATAACTTTTAGctttcttctcattttttttgtgtaacTAAATTAATGAACTTGGCTTTTAACCAAGTTGAAGAACAAAGCCAACCTAATCTCAACCTCTTTGTAAATTGGATGAAAAGTTAACCTTTTCAAAAGTCGATAGCCCAAAAGTGAAAAGTCCGCCATTCTATACTATGGGTAGGAAAAGCTACAGTCTAGAACCTAAAGTAGGCAAAGCTCATATCCTGAAGCATATATGAATAAGATACTATTCTCACGAAATAGTGATAAAGTCTGCGTGCATTGTATTGTACCTTCCCAAAAGCCCACTTTGTGAGATttcattgggtatgttgttgtagtaAAATTGGAAAGAAGTATGCTAATGACTATATTGATATTGTTCCATCGTGTCAATACAGCAAATTTAAAGGACACAAAAACGCGTTATTACTATTAGCAGCGTTAAGTACATCCAACCTATAATTCTCAGAAGAATCATTTTGATTTTAGCAGTGGAACACTCTCAATATACATGTGCACCTAAGCCACCTGTGTAAGCTAATGCTTTCCATCTCTTACATTCCCTGTTCCCCGTCCCCGTAGATGAGTGCCAGAATATTGAAAACAACATGAACTTTTAGCACTCACTCTACTGCTTCATAAGGGGATTGCATCTGTTCGACATTTTTCTgcagttgagatcaaaggaggtGATGCCAAGGCATGGATAGATCAAAATTAGAGCATGGGACAGGTAACTTTGTGTGTTCTTGCTTAGTTGGTCAAAACCCAATAAAAGCTCGTCAAGCAGAACACGTTAAAATATCTCATTTATCTGTTCAAACACTGCTCGTCATGAGTTCTGGATCTGGTCTGGTGCTTCTCTCGCTGTCAGCATTCACACTTTCTGATCTTTTTGCAACACTCATGGATGTTTGTGTTCCCAAAAGAGAAATGAGAGAATTACTTAAAGGAATTAGTCTGTCACCTTTTGAAGCTTCTACGGATGGTTCGGCACTAGAAAAAGTACGTTTGAGCTGAGTCTTTTGACAGACTATCCGCCCCTTATTCCATCCAGGAAAACTAAATGATGATGAAATAGTGTCCTTTAGAAAAGAATATGCAGCCTTAGCAACTGGCAAATCCCTAGTTACTGAACTCTTCTCTGTCTGACCTCGTCTGATTCACAAAGGGCAATCATGTAAATTTTATTGAAGGGAAGGGGGAAATAAAAAGACATAGAAATACAGTTTATCCATTAACTATTTGCTAAGCTATGTAGACAACACTGCTAGGTGAGAAACAGGTTAGACAAGAAGATTCAGACACTTCGAAATTACAGCTACATGAGATATTAGGAGATTCTTATTTACTCCCCCCATTCCAGTGGGAGTGAAAATTGTGAGATACTGGGTAAGTAGTTGTAAAATGGATATATTGCACAAATCCTTAACTACAAAATtaggatttaaaaaaaaatcctgaACTACTAAACAGGATCAAATTTCCTTCCCTTATCTGTggtgaaaattacataaatagaCAGTGGAAATATTTCCTAGATTACTCTAATTTTCATGGAAATTTGGTAATTGACTCCTTAACTTGTTGTAAAATGGATATATTGCACAAATCCTAAACTACAAaattatttagtaaaaaaaatcctGAACTACTAAACAGGATCAAATTTCCTTCCCTCATCTGTGGTGAAACTAAAATTACATAAATGGACAGTGGAAATATTTCCTAGATTATCAATATGACATTTGACGCTTCTAAATGTTGAAACATATAAAACCAGATGAAACAATAATGGACTTGTTTAGCAATAAGCATGTGCTCGAGCTGCTAGATGGCTATTGCGCTACTttccaaaatttagagaaaGAAGCAAATAACTAGTGTGGGACTAAAAGGACCTATCTTAGTCCAGCCCCAAAAAGAAGGTTCCAGCATTTATGTTGCTTGATCAATCTCCGACCCACAGAAAGTAAATAGGAAGATGGCATCACAAAAAAAGAGATGATCACCGAAAAAGCAATGAGGCAAAAACACTTACACGACTACAATAGAAGCCAGTTGGGGAAGCTCCTCGCCTTTATGAAACAACTCTTCCATATCGTTGAGCCAGATAGATATTGCAGTGCATGCACCACCAGGCCACATCCTAAAACAATAGAGAATGATTAGAGAACACCGGATAACTATTGTAATATACACCCATTTAAATATCTCCTGCCAGGAGATAGTTATGCCATTATTTGGAACTATAGGCATGTTGGGGCAGGTTTTGTGTGGTTAGTGCCGCTACATAATACTAAGAAGAACGAGTACCTATGAACATCCACAGACCACACAAGTTTGTTTCTTCGAAACAATTCAGGGAATAGCCCCCTTTTTGTTGCTTCATTCAGCACTCTTGCAGCCCTTTCTTTTTGGCCTAACCACCAAAGTGCTTCTATAAGAGTGTTGTAGAACCTCATGCTCAAACCACATCCTTCTGACTTGAGTTTATCAAAGACATATTCAACCATCTGccaattattttcatcatcaaaatctCCGTGAATCATTCGGCCAATAATTTGGTGCATATCAGAAGTCTTGTTTGTCATCACGTCATTCAATAACTCACGGGCCATATCCCACCTAATAGAAGAATTTTAAGACAACATATAAGAGCATCGgaagaaaaaggaaaggaaaaatatcTTCTGTGTTACACCAGTCATGCACAAATTCACAAGAATGCATCCACCAATTTAAGAGCATCCAAACATCAACTACCAAATTAGACTAGAACCTACTCAATACATGGTAAAATATATGGTAGAAGCCAACAAATAAAGTTTCTCCAAATATTGAGCAATGCAAGTACAAAATGCACAAATCCTGAGGCAGTATAAAAAAACAGTTAAAAGAAGAAACACTATGAAATTTATGGAAAAAGAAGTTGGACTCCTCAATCAGGTGAGACTAGTTCTGTCAGTGCACACAACTAGTAAATCAGTTCAACTCCTGTGCATTTGCAAATTGTAGAAATAGAGTATTTCCTCCTAATACCTTAAGAAGTACAGTCATACAAGAAGCTATAGCACATGTTACCATTCTCAAAAAAACAAAGAGGCTATATCCCAGCAAATTGAAAGACAGCATAAAAATGGTTTTAACAATTATCTAAACCATTTCTAGGCATCAATATGATTACtagaataatatcaaagtttTAAATGTGAAGAATCAGCTGATAGGAAATTAAAGTCCAACCTCTCACTTTTTGCGTAAATTGCCAGCATCATACAGCAGCAAATGATGCTAGGCTGAATGCCCAGTGATTTAATTTCCTGAAACTGCTCTTCACTTTCGTCAACTAGGCCTGCAAAGCAATAAACACTCAAAACTGCCTCAAGCGTCCGCTCATCTGGATCACATCTTGCCTTTTCCATCTCAACATAAGCTTTTATAGCTTCTTCGAACTGACCTCCCTGTCTATAACCTTCAATCATACCATTAAAAGAGTCCCTATTCCGGGGAACTCCAACCTCACCCATTCTAAACCATATTGCTTCAGATTCTTTGTAAAGTCCCCCTTTAGCAAATGTATGGATCAGAGAATTGAAAGTCTCCACCACTGGCCTGCTTCCTACCTCATTCATCGTATTAAAGGCGACAACTGCTTCCTCATACAGCGCCGCCTGCCCATAAGCTTCAATTACAGCAGTATAAACTTTAGAGCTAGGCACCAGGCCTTGTCCATTCATATGTAGCAGAATCCTCTTTGCATCTTCGTGAAGCCCTCCCTTTCCACAGGCATATATCAACCCTTCATAAGTCTCCATATTTGGTTCTACCTTCTCTTCAACCATGTCATGGAACAATGTTACCACCTCCTTAAAGTAACCACCTTCACCAAATACCTGGATGAGAATATTGTATGTATCCGCATCTGGCTCTGTATTACTCGTTTTCATCTCAAGGAAAAGCTCCCTAACCTGATCATATCTCCCATTTTTCCCATATAAATTCAACAGAATACTATAAGTCTCTGCATTAGCCACACATCCAGCTGCCTGCATTTGCCTAAACACATCCATAGCCTCTTTCATAGACCCCAAATGCGCATAAGCCTCCAATAAGACATTATACGAGGTAACCTCGGGCGACGTACCTCCAGCCTCCATTTCCATGAGCAATTCCGAGACCTTTTCCAATTTCCCCAGTTTCCCAAAAGTCTCCACCAAATAACTGTAAGTAGTTACATCAGGCAAAACCCCAGCCTCATTCATTGTCCTAAAAACCATCTCTGCCTCATCTTCTAATTCTCTACTTGAACAAGCACTAAGCAAAGTATTGTACGTAACTAAATCCGGTTGAATACCCTCGTGTCGCATTTCAGCAAACAGACCTAATAAACCCTCCCATTCATATCCACCTCGAGCACAAGAGTTAATAACAGTATTATAAGTCAAAATACTAGGaactatattttcttgtttcattttttcaagGAGTTGAAGAGAAGTTTCGTATTGCCCATTGCGGCCATAAGAATTAATAATAGCAGTGTAAGAGAATACCGTTCGTGCCACATTATGAGTAGACATTTCGTCGAATATCTCAAAGGCTTTATCAAGAAGGCCTTCACGGCCTAAAATTCCAATCATGAGGGTATAAATATGCTCATTAGGCTTACACCATATCTGCCGTTGCATATACTTGAAGAGGCGAAGGGAACGCTGCCAGTCCCCACGGGCAGCAAATTCCTTGAACACTAGTGAAAAGTCAGTCAGAGAAAGCTTGTTTTTGAAAGTATCTAAGCACCGGGCAATACTACCACGTGGCGGAAGGCTTGAAAGCTTGTTGATTAGGGTTTCAACGTCATAGCTGTACTTTCCTTTCTCAACTGTAACCGTTGGGTTGCCTAAGATAAGATCTTTCGGCTTGGCTCTAACGGCCACAGTTAGCAGAAGCCGTCGGTGCAATCCGGGTAGCTTGTAGTAATTTGGGATTTTGGCCGGAAATAGGTAACGATGAGAGGGAGGAACTGGAGTCAGGACTTGGGAGAAAGTATTGTATGAAAGGGACATTTTTGGTCAATTTAACATGTGTCACCCGTATATTACTGAACAATATAACCGGCACCGGAATGGATGGCGGCGAAGTGGCGGAGCACGGTGGAGCTCGGAGAAATGGCAGAAAAAGGAGCTAAGGTTTAAGCTGGGGTTATacaaggagaagaagaagacgtTGGAGAAGGACACGTGGATAATGGACGCTATGGataataatgagaaaaaaatacgtaaataaaataatacgttcaaaaaaagaaatctaatttgatttggaacaatatttaaaaaaagtaaaaaactttTTGATCTTATGATcgtaaattataattataccaaatgtatcaaaatgttcTTTAATCTTGTAGCCTTAAATATGCtaaatgaaaagttaaaattaaaaatttatcaaaaaagggaatcattttattaaaagaaaaatgaagtcaTTCTATTTTATACGGATggagtattattttttctcgaagaggcttttttttttttttaattagattcACATTTTGGTGGGCTAAATATTTTACCCgggaaaacaagaagaaaaaaagttctaaaatttagaataaattgAGATCTCTAATAAATTATTCGAAtatttcttcataaaatttacatatttaccTCAAACACTTGTATatctattttcttataattatgtATTGAATATCTTTCTTTTGAGCCAAGAATCTAtcaataatttaagaaaattaactTCGATTAAACAGAAATTAACTTCGACTAaactggatatgttgttgtgtGGTGTTTCAAAGCAAATGAATTGCTACTCCCCCCACaactctcttttctcttttgcCGTGAATGAAATAAATGGAAAATGTAACATAACTTTGACAACATGAGTTCCccataagaatataatttgataatattaaaaacaatttgTCTAACTCGCTACAAATGGTCTTTTGTTAGACCTGATGATTCTATTACTGCACAACATATTGATGCTAGGAATTCCAAGTACAAAAATATTGTGATCACTAAACGTAGATTAGTCGTTAAACTTTCCTGCATTTGCTACCATTATAACTGTGCTATAGAGTTATATAACACTGAGCAGCTTCACCAAAATCAGCTTGCAGCGAATGACTTACCACAGCATTCCATATTCATGGTTATGAGTGTGTCGAGGCCCTGGACATCCTAGAGCCATAGCCATTTTTTGAGGTTTGGGTAACATGGTAGGCAAGGGGCTCCAGAGATGGAGTCGAGTTGTGATGAAATTGACCAGCCCACAAGTCATGTAAACAACTCAGGAAATGACCACATTACGAACTTGGCAAAAATGTCAGACTCCAAGAACTCTATATGAGCAGCCCTTCCGATTATCGTATTCAAGTTCCTTCCTTGCAATGTTATGTCAAAGTTGACATCGCACCTCATGAATACTCGATGCTCAGATGACTGAGCACGTATCTGGTCCAAGCATTCATTCAGCATCTCCAGAAATACTTTTCCCTTTTTCGAGCTGTCCCCTGAAGATGCTTGACACATCTCGATTCTTGCAGAATGATATGGAACATAACCATCCTGAAAAGAGAGATTCAGCCATCATGCAATGAgattggaaagaaaaaaagggcCAGGATGATAAGAAACACAATAATCTCAAAGAACTGCATGTCCCATTTGAGACAGTTCTTTATAGCAGTGCAAAGATAACACAAGTTCTATTAACCAAACAGATACACCTTAGAATCACCAAATATGCTTCATTTACAGTGTTTTTCTCAATTAGTTTTTCACGAGCAAAGTACACTTAACGATGGCACGGACGGATGGAAAGGTACAAGTAACATTAAAATATTCACTTTTCAGGACAAATGAGAAGGTACAAGTCTCAGGGAAAGACCACATATAATGTAATGGTA encodes the following:
- the LOC101262199 gene encoding pentatricopeptide repeat-containing protein At1g74850, chloroplastic, whose translation is MSLSYNTFSQVLTPVPPSHRYLFPAKIPNYYKLPGLHRRLLLTVAVRAKPKDLILGNPTVTVEKGKYSYDVETLINKLSSLPPRGSIARCLDTFKNKLSLTDFSLVFKEFAARGDWQRSLRLFKYMQRQIWCKPNEHIYTLMIGILGREGLLDKAFEIFDEMSTHNVARTVFSYTAIINSYGRNGQYETSLQLLEKMKQENIVPSILTYNTVINSCARGGYEWEGLLGLFAEMRHEGIQPDLVTYNTLLSACSSRELEDEAEMVFRTMNEAGVLPDVTTYSYLVETFGKLGKLEKVSELLMEMEAGGTSPEVTSYNVLLEAYAHLGSMKEAMDVFRQMQAAGCVANAETYSILLNLYGKNGRYDQVRELFLEMKTSNTEPDADTYNILIQVFGEGGYFKEVVTLFHDMVEEKVEPNMETYEGLIYACGKGGLHEDAKRILLHMNGQGLVPSSKVYTAVIEAYGQAALYEEAVVAFNTMNEVGSRPVVETFNSLIHTFAKGGLYKESEAIWFRMGEVGVPRNRDSFNGMIEGYRQGGQFEEAIKAYVEMEKARCDPDERTLEAVLSVYCFAGLVDESEEQFQEIKSLGIQPSIICCCMMLAIYAKSERWDMARELLNDVMTNKTSDMHQIIGRMIHGDFDDENNWQMVEYVFDKLKSEGCGLSMRFYNTLIEALWWLGQKERAARVLNEATKRGLFPELFRRNKLVWSVDVHRMWPGGACTAISIWLNDMEELFHKGEELPQLASIVVVRGQTEKSSVTRDLPVAKAAYSFLKDTISSSFSFPGWNKGRIVCQKTQLKRTFSSAEPSVEASKGDRLIPLSNSLISLLGTQTSMSVAKRSESVNADSERSTRPDPELMTSSV